In Paenibacillus phoenicis, one genomic interval encodes:
- a CDS encoding response regulator produces the protein MNALVVDDDVYVVAALEKKIEWKALGIDKVYTANNVAQARDILQQHSVQILISDIEMPQGSGLELLAWIREENYAVQAIFLTNYADFNYAQKAIELQSFEYFLKPIEFDKLMLILRKAVARAEEQQQREKAMQEGVLWQRNQANLLEYFWRKLVNASVAAPVKPAAVAQAVEDQQLSYLPSDILQPVLIHVFPYNGSLGREEKGLFDFALGNVLGELLKHPQFAVETILEVKEHQWMAILKWNAPPEPDVLAELCSEGIRRANAYLHCDACCLVGLSDRLESIGHVLHQLLAMNEGLTKTRNRTYWAERDDLKKQTVYHPPNLTRLEELLHQNDSASFLAETARYLRDCLDRKTLDTSCLALFRLDIVQLVYAFLKLKGIEAHKLYAARANEQLLAQSLHSIEDMQEYVTYLVNTAMAYRDFAAEPKSVAEEIKQYIHAHYGDELTRNDLAEVVYLNPDYLARLFKKETGISLGSYVIQVRISVAKQLLETTKLSVYAVANQVGYANYSYFSKLFKQEVGVTPNEYKKNPRTAARWPVAERA, from the coding sequence ATGAATGCATTAGTCGTGGATGACGATGTTTACGTCGTCGCTGCTTTAGAGAAGAAAATCGAGTGGAAGGCTCTGGGGATCGATAAGGTCTATACCGCAAACAACGTCGCCCAGGCTCGTGACATCCTGCAACAGCACTCGGTACAAATTCTGATCTCTGACATCGAGATGCCGCAGGGTAGCGGACTTGAGCTGCTCGCTTGGATCCGGGAAGAGAACTATGCCGTCCAGGCTATCTTCCTGACAAACTATGCGGATTTCAACTATGCGCAGAAAGCGATTGAGCTTCAGAGCTTCGAGTATTTTCTCAAGCCAATCGAGTTTGATAAGCTGATGCTGATCCTTCGTAAAGCGGTCGCGCGGGCCGAGGAGCAGCAGCAGCGGGAGAAGGCGATGCAAGAAGGGGTGCTATGGCAGAGAAATCAGGCCAACCTCTTGGAGTATTTCTGGCGTAAGCTGGTGAACGCCAGCGTGGCCGCACCCGTTAAGCCTGCAGCGGTGGCTCAGGCGGTGGAAGATCAGCAGCTCTCCTACCTTCCGTCCGACATCCTTCAGCCAGTGCTGATTCACGTGTTTCCATACAACGGCAGCTTAGGCCGGGAGGAGAAGGGGTTGTTCGATTTTGCCCTCGGGAATGTATTGGGCGAACTGCTCAAACATCCGCAGTTTGCCGTCGAGACGATCCTGGAGGTGAAGGAGCATCAATGGATGGCCATCCTCAAGTGGAACGCCCCGCCGGAACCCGACGTACTCGCGGAGTTATGCTCCGAAGGGATTCGCAGAGCCAACGCCTATTTGCATTGCGATGCTTGCTGCTTAGTGGGTCTCTCCGATCGGCTGGAGAGTATCGGCCACGTACTGCACCAACTGCTGGCGATGAACGAGGGTTTGACCAAAACCCGCAACCGAACCTATTGGGCAGAGCGCGATGATCTAAAAAAGCAAACGGTATATCATCCCCCGAATTTGACCCGTTTGGAGGAACTGCTTCATCAGAACGATTCGGCTTCGTTCCTCGCCGAGACGGCGCGATATCTTCGCGACTGCCTGGACCGCAAGACGCTGGACACCTCTTGCCTTGCCTTATTCCGTCTGGATATTGTGCAGCTTGTCTATGCCTTCTTGAAGTTAAAAGGCATCGAAGCGCACAAATTATATGCAGCGCGGGCCAATGAGCAGCTGTTGGCGCAGTCTCTCCATTCCATCGAGGACATGCAGGAATACGTCACTTATTTGGTGAATACGGCCATGGCCTATCGGGATTTTGCGGCGGAACCGAAATCCGTTGCCGAGGAGATCAAACAGTACATCCACGCCCATTACGGGGATGAGCTGACCCGGAACGACCTCGCGGAGGTCGTCTACCTCAACCCGGATTATCTCGCCCGCTTATTCAAGAAAGAAACGGGCATCTCGCTGGGCAGCTACGTCATCCAGGTCCGGATCTCCGTTGCCAAGCAACTGCTCGAAACAACCAAACTGTCTGTGTACGCTGTGGCAAACCAAGTCGGCTACGCCAACTACTCCTACTTCTCCAAGCTGTTCAAGCAGGAGGTGGGAGTCACGCCCAACGAGTACAAGAAGAACCCGCGCACTGCTGCACGATGGCCGGTGGCGGAGCGGGCTTGA